Genomic segment of Candidatus Nealsonbacteria bacterium:
GCGGAAGTTATTTTTTAGATAACCAAGATATATCAAAACTTTCCGATGATGAATTGGCGGATATTCGAAAAAATAAAATTGGTTTTGTTTTTCAATCTTTTAATCTTTTACCGCGGGCGACAGTTATTCGTAATGTCGTTTTACCGCTTGTTTATGCTGGAATTGAAAAAGAGGAAAGAGAAAAAAGAGCAAGAGTGTCTTTAAAAAACGCAGGACTTGAAGAGGCTCGTTTTAATCATCTTTCCAATCAGCTTTCGGGCGGACAAATGCAAAGAGTGGCCATTGCCAGAGCTTTAGTTAACAATCCATCTTTAATTTTAGCCGATGAGCCGACTGGCAATCTTGATACAAAAACAGGAGAAATTGTTTTAGAAACATTTCAAAAGCTTCATTCTGAATATAAACGTACTATCATATTTATTACTCATGAGCCTTACGTAGCTGAGCATGCAAATCGTATAATTCATATCCGCGATGGCGTTATCATGGAAGACGGTAGAAATCATAAACAACGCATTATTAATAATCATAAAATATGATTTTTTCAGATTTATTACAAGAAACTTATTCAGCAATATCTATGAATAAAGTTAGGTCAGGGCTTACCGTTCTTGGTATTGTTATTGGTATCGGTTCAGTAGTAGCCATGGTTTCTATTGGCCAAGGCGCTCAAGGACAAATTCAATCAAATATCGAGAGCATAGGGTCAAATTTAATATTGATATCGCCCTCTTTTCAAAGAGGAGTGGGGACCGAGGTACGTTCCTCCAGGGGCTCTGCTCAGACTTTAACTCAAGAAGACGCCGATGCCATTCAGGAACAAGTTTCGCTTATTAAAGCGGTAGCCCCGGAAAATTCAAGAAATTATCAAATTGTAGTTAAGGGTAAAAATACCAATACTCGGGTTGTCGGCACGGTTTCTTCATATTCGCAGGCAAGAAACGTTGAAATAGATATAGGAAATTTTATTTCTGACCAAAATGTTCAAAACTTAAAAAAGGTAGCGGTCTTAGGACCCACAACCCGCGATGATTTATTTGGATCGAGTTCAAATCCAATAGGCCAAAAAATTAAAATAAATAAAATTGATTTTACAATTATCGGCGTCACCAAAGCCAAGGGTGGTACGGGATTTGGAAGTCAGGACGATGTAATTTATGTTCCTATTTCTACTGCCCAGCGTTTTTTAGCCGGCGGAGATTATGTAACTACCATTAGCGTGCAGGCTCAGGATCAAAATTCAACAGCTCTTGTCAAACAACAAATTACAACGCTTTTGTTGAGTCGTCATAATATTTCTGATTCCACGCTCGCGGATTTTAGCGTATTAAATCAGTCCGATATTTTAGCCACCGCTTCTTCTATCACCAATACCTTTACCACGCTTTTGGCGGCAATAGCCGGCATTTCTTTACTTGTTGGCGGCATTGGAATTATGAATATGATGTTGACAACAGTCACTGAAAGAACAAGAGAAATCGGGCTTCGCAAGGCCATTGGCGCTAAAAACAAAGACATTAGCCTGCAGTTTCTTGCAGAAGCTACTACCCTTACTTTTATTGGCGGAGTTTTTGGTGTAATTTCAGGTTGGGTTATTTCTCTTTTGATTGCTAAGTTTGGAGGTTTAACTACAACTATCTCTCTTTCTTCTATTATTTTGGCTTTCGGAGTATCAGCGGCAATTGGAATTGGTTTTGGCTATTATCCCGCCCGAAGAGCGGCAGCATTAAATCCAATAGAAGCATTGAGATATGAATAAAAAATTTGTCGAAAAATTTATTAATCTAATAAAAAAATAATTATGAAAAAATATTTATTATTTCTAGTCATATTAACAATAATTGGAGCAGGAGCATTTTTTGGCGGAATGAAATATGCGGAAAGCAAAACCTCACAAAGATTTCAACAAATGGATGCAAATGGTTTTGGCAATCGAACAGGAGCAGGAGCTATTAATCGAACCGGTGGAAACAATAGTAATAATGGTTTTGTCACCGGAAATATTATCTCCAAAGACGATAAAAGTATTACAGTAAGTATTCGAGACGGCGGCTCGAAAATTATTTTTTATTCAGACACGACAGAAATTAGTAAATTTGTGAGCGGTGTTTTTAATGACCTTGAAGTTGGCAAGGTAGTTAGCGTGACTGGCAAGACAAATCAAGACGGTACTATTACCGCCCAATCAATCCAAGTAAGACCGGAAATGCCAAGCTTTTCATCAACAACTCAAAAATAAATAATTAAAATTTGTTTTTCGAAAACGATTCTCAGACTAAACTGAGGTTGCTAACTTTTACAGATCAATTTAGGTGGTTAAGCAGTATTGAGTTTGATATAATATAAAATATAAAAATAAAATATAATTTAATATGCCTAACAACAAATTAAATTCCTCTAAATCTTTTGACCCAATCAAAAATTTTAAATCTAAAATCAAAAGTAAATTAAAAAAATTTATATTAGTTGTTTTTTTACTCGTTTTATTTTCTTCTCTTTTTGGTTTTTGCGTTGGAATCGTTGCCAGCGGTTATTATTATTCGGAAATTAAAGATTTCCTTTCTAAGCTTAATATAGAAATTCCGGAACGCCTTATTACCTACAACGCTTCAACCACTTCTTATTTGCCCCAAACAACTCAAGAGGAAGCAGTGATAGATGTTGTTAACAGGGTTTCGCCGGCCGTGGTCAGCATTGTTATCAGCAAGGATGTTCCCATAATTGAGGAATATTATGATAATCCTTTCGGCGATTTTTTTGGAGAAGATTTTGGCCTTAGAATTCCTCAGTATCGTCAGAAAGGCACTGAGAAAAAAGAAGTTGGCGGAGGAAGCGGATTTATTATTTCAGAGGACGGAATGATTTTAACCAACAAGCACGTGGTTCTGGACGAAGAAGCCGAATATACTGTTTTAACCAATGACGGCGGTAAGTTTTCTGCCAAGGTTTTAGCCAAAGACCCAAATCAGGATTTGGCTATTATTAAAATTGAAAAAAAAGATTCTTCTTTTCCTAAGGTTCAACTGGGAGATTCTTCTAATGTAAAAATTGGCCAAACAGTAATAGCAATAGGCAATGCCTTAGGGGAGTTTCGGAATACCATTTCAGTTGGAGTTATTTCCGGCTTAGGCCGGACGGTGACTGCCGGCGGCGGGAGCTTTGTTGAAACAATTGAAGATGTTATTCAAACTGACGCCGCCATAAATAAAGGAAACTCCGGAGGGCCATTGTTAAATTTAAAAGGAGAGGTGATTGGAATTAATACGGCAACAGTTTTAGACGCCCAGAATATCAGCTTTTCCATTCCGGTTAACAAAGCTAAAAGAGATATTGAACAAGTAAAAAGTTCAGGAAAAATTGTTTATCCTTTTATAGGGGTTTACTACACTTTGATTACCAAAGAGCTTAAAGAAAAATATAATTTGCCTTTTGACTATGGCGCTTGGATAGGAAGAGATAAAACCGGCAAAGAAACCAAGGAAGTTGTTTTAGCCGGTTCTCCGGCCGAAAAAGCGGGCTTGAAAAAAGACGACATAATTTTAGAATTAAATAACGAGAAAATTACAACAGAAAATTCTTTAGCTGAGATTATTTTAAAATATAATCCCGGCGATAAGGTTACTTTGAAAATTTCAAGAGACAACCAAGAAAAAAACATTGATATCGTGCTGGGAGAGAATAAGTAGAATTTTAATCAAGATTTCTGAAATTTTTAACCCGCTAAACAATTTTAACGGCGTTGACTTTTGAGGGTAGCTTTGATACAAAGAAAATGAAACTAACTCTCAATTTTTTCTATGTACCAATTCATGAACGGTTCTGATTTTACTCATAAAGCCCAGGAAGCGATAGTTAACGCCAGATTTATCGCTCAAAAAAAGGGGCAGCAACAAATTGACGCTCTTCATCTTTTGTCCGCTTTACTTTCCCAAGAGGAAGGAATAATTTTAGTTTTGCTTCAAAAATTAGGAGTAGACATCGATAATTTAAAAAAAGAAACCGAAAAATCAATCGAAAAAATTCCGATAATCGCCACTCCCCGAGAACAAAACCAATTTTATTTGACCCAAGATATGGCTAAGGTTTTAGACAGAGCCAGGCAGGAAGCCGTTAAGATGGGAGACGAGTTCGTTTCAGTGGAGCATTTGTTTTTATCTTTGGTGGATAGCGAAAACAAAGCCAAAGAAATTTTAAATAAAACAGTTTTATTAGGTGATAATTTGGATTTTAAAAAACTGGACTACGAAACGGTTTTAAGAATTTTATCTCAAATCCGGGGCGGCCAAAAAATTACAGACCCGGAGCCGGAATCCAAATATCAAATTTTAGAAAAATACTCCCGTAATTTGACTCAATTGGCTCAAAATAGAAAATTTGACCCGGTTATAGGCAGAGAGGCTGAAATCAGAAGATTGATGGAAGTTTTGTCGCGCCGGACAAAAAACAATCCCGTTTTAATCGGAGAAGCCGGCGTCGGAAAAACCGCCATTGTTGAGGGATTGGCTCAAAAAATAGTCAAAGGATTGGTCCCCGAAAGCTTAAAAAGCAAACAAATCATTTCTTTAG
This window contains:
- a CDS encoding ABC transporter ATP-binding protein, whose amino-acid sequence is MIQVQNITKIYKSGNVETKALNNASFTIKDGEFVAIMGPSGSGKSTLMHILGCLDVPTSGSYFLDNQDISKLSDDELADIRKNKIGFVFQSFNLLPRATVIRNVVLPLVYAGIEKEEREKRARVSLKNAGLEEARFNHLSNQLSGGQMQRVAIARALVNNPSLILADEPTGNLDTKTGEIVLETFQKLHSEYKRTIIFITHEPYVAEHANRIIHIRDGVIMEDGRNHKQRIINNHKI
- a CDS encoding trypsin-like peptidase domain-containing protein gives rise to the protein MPNNKLNSSKSFDPIKNFKSKIKSKLKKFILVVFLLVLFSSLFGFCVGIVASGYYYSEIKDFLSKLNIEIPERLITYNASTTSYLPQTTQEEAVIDVVNRVSPAVVSIVISKDVPIIEEYYDNPFGDFFGEDFGLRIPQYRQKGTEKKEVGGGSGFIISEDGMILTNKHVVLDEEAEYTVLTNDGGKFSAKVLAKDPNQDLAIIKIEKKDSSFPKVQLGDSSNVKIGQTVIAIGNALGEFRNTISVGVISGLGRTVTAGGGSFVETIEDVIQTDAAINKGNSGGPLLNLKGEVIGINTATVLDAQNISFSIPVNKAKRDIEQVKSSGKIVYPFIGVYYTLITKELKEKYNLPFDYGAWIGRDKTGKETKEVVLAGSPAEKAGLKKDDIILELNNEKITTENSLAEIILKYNPGDKVTLKISRDNQEKNIDIVLGENK
- a CDS encoding DUF5666 domain-containing protein, with translation MKKYLLFLVILTIIGAGAFFGGMKYAESKTSQRFQQMDANGFGNRTGAGAINRTGGNNSNNGFVTGNIISKDDKSITVSIRDGGSKIIFYSDTTEISKFVSGVFNDLEVGKVVSVTGKTNQDGTITAQSIQVRPEMPSFSSTTQK
- a CDS encoding ABC transporter permease, which encodes MNKVRSGLTVLGIVIGIGSVVAMVSIGQGAQGQIQSNIESIGSNLILISPSFQRGVGTEVRSSRGSAQTLTQEDADAIQEQVSLIKAVAPENSRNYQIVVKGKNTNTRVVGTVSSYSQARNVEIDIGNFISDQNVQNLKKVAVLGPTTRDDLFGSSSNPIGQKIKINKIDFTIIGVTKAKGGTGFGSQDDVIYVPISTAQRFLAGGDYVTTISVQAQDQNSTALVKQQITTLLLSRHNISDSTLADFSVLNQSDILATASSITNTFTTLLAAIAGISLLVGGIGIMNMMLTTVTERTREIGLRKAIGAKNKDISLQFLAEATTLTFIGGVFGVISGWVISLLIAKFGGLTTTISLSSIILAFGVSAAIGIGFGYYPARRAAALNPIEALRYE